The sequence below is a genomic window from Arthrobacter sp. U41.
GTACGGAAAACTGCCTCTTTGGAGGAGAAGTGCCGCCGCAGCACCCCCGGCAGTGAGTTACTGATTCGGGCCTCACGGCACATCTCTAGGAGTTATTGTGGCACTTGAAGCCGCTGTAAAGACGTCCATCATCCAGGATTTCGCAACGTCCGAGGGCGACACCGGTTCGCCGGAGGTCCAGGTTGCAGTCCTGACTCAGCGGATCAAGGATCTCACTGAGCACATGAAGGTGCACAAGCACGATTACCACACCCAGCGCGGTCTGCTGGCCATGGTCGGTCGTCGCAAGCGCATGCTGACCTACCTCAAGAACACTGACATCACCCGCTACCGTGCGCTCATCGAGCGTCTCGGGCTGCGCCGCTAGTCAGCTTTAAGGGGCGGCCCCTTCCACGACGGAAAGGGCCGCCTTCTTCAAACAAAAACTCAACAGGAGGATCAACCGCATCACGCATTCGCGGTCTTCGGTAGTGACTTCCGGGAACGGCTTCAAGGAAATGTTGCCTTAGCCCGTGGGTCTCGATCGATGACCGGGTGCAGTGCAGGCCAGCAGACAGAAGCTGGGCTGGGTTGATGCGGCTGGACTCCGTGAACCAAGAAACGGAGGTGACTCTCTATGGAGGGTCCCGAAATCCAATTCTCAGAAGCAATCATTGACAATGGCCGCTTCGGCAAGCGTGTAATCCGCTTTGAAACCGGCCGCCTTGCCAAGCAGGCAGCCGGCGCAGCGATGGTCTACATCGACGAAGAGACCGCGCTGCTGTCCGCAACCACCGCCGGCAAGCACCCGCGTGAAGGTTTCGACTTCTTCCCGCTGACCGTCGACGTCGAAGAGCGTATGTACGCCGCCGGCCGCATCCCGGGCTCGTTCTTCCGCCGCGAAGGCCGTCCCTCCACGGAAGCCATCCTGGCCTGCCGCCTGATGGACCGCCCGCTGCGCCCCGCCTTCGTCAAGGGCCTGCGCAACGAGGTCCAGATCGTCGTCACCGTGCTGTCCATCAACCCGGACGAGCTCTACGACGTGGTTGCGATCAACGCTTCCTCGATGTCCACCCAGCTCTCCGGCCTGCCCTTCTCCGGCCCGATCGGCGGCGTCCGCGTTGCCCTCGTCGCCGACGAGCACGGCTCGCAGTGGGTTGCGTTCCCGAAGCACTCCCAGCTTGAGAACGCCGTCTTCAACATGGTCGTTGCCGGCCGCGTCAAGAACGATGACGTCGCCATCATGATGGTTGAAGCCGAAGCCACCGACAACTCCTGGAACCTGATCAAGGAACAGGGCGCCACCGCCCCGACCGAAGAGGTTGTTTCCGAGGGCCTCGAGGCTGCCAAGCCGTTCATCAAGGCACTCTGCGAAGCGCAGGCCGACCTGGCAGCCCGCGCCGCCAAGCCGACCGTCGAGTTCCCGGTCTTCCTGGACTACCAGGATGACGTCTACGCGGCTGTTGAGTCCGCCGCCGCCGAGAAGCTGGCCGCTGTCTTCCAGATCGCTGACAAGCAGGAGCGCGACACCGCCTCCGACGAGCTCAAGGACGAGGTCACCTCTTCCCTGGCCGGCCAGTTCGAAGGCCGCGAGAAGGAGCTGTCCGCAGCCTTCCGCTCCGTCACCAAGCACGTTGTGCGCCAGCGCATCCTCACGGACCAGATCCGCATCGACGGCCGCGGCCTGACGGACATCCGCCAGCTCACCGCCGAGGTTGAGGTCCTGCCCCGCGTTCACGGCTCGGCCATCTTCGAGCGCGGCGAGACCCAGATCATGGGTGTCACCACGCTGAACATGCTCAAGATGGAACAGCAGATTGACTCGCTGTCTCCCGTGACGCGCAAGCGCTACATGCACAACTACAACTTCCCGCCGTACTCCACCGGCGAGACCGGCCGCGTCGGTTCCCCGAAGCGCCGCGAAATCGGTCACGGCGCCCTCGCCGAGCGCGCCATCATGCCGGTGCTGCCGTCCCGCGAGGAATTCCCGTACGCCATCCGCCAGGTGTCTGAGGCTCTCAGCTCCAACGGTTCGACGTCGATGGGTTCCGTCTGCGCCTCCACGCTGTCCCTGCTCAACGCAGGTGTGCCCCTGAAGGCTGCAGTTGCCGGTATCGCCATGGGCCTGGTCTCCGACCAGGTTGACGGCCAGACCCGCTACGCCGCCCTGACCGATATCCTCGGCGCCGAAGATGCTTTCGGTGACATGGACTTCAAGGTCGCCGGCACCGCTGAGTTCGTCACGGCCATCCAGCTGGACACGAAGCTCGACGGTATCCCGGCCTCCGTCCTGGCAGCCGCGCTGAAGCAGGCCCGCGAAGCCCGCCTGCACATTCTGGACGTCCTGAACTCTGCGATCGACACCCCGGACGAGCTCTCCGAGTTCGCGCCGCGCGTCATCGCGGTCAAGATCCCGGTAGACAAGATCGGCGAGGTCATCGGCCCGAAGGGCAAGATGATCAACCAGATCCAGGAAGACACCGGAGCCGACATCTCGATCGAGGACGACGGAACTGTCTACATTGGCGCCACGAACGGCCCGTCTGCCGACGCAGCACGGTCCGCGATCAACGCCATCGCCAACCCGCAGATCCCGGAAATCGGCGAGCGTTACCTGGGCACGGTCGTCAAGACCACGACCTTCGGCGCGTTCGTTTCCCTGACCCCGGGCAAGGACGGTCTGCTGCACATCTCCGAGCTGCGCAAGATCGCCGGCGGCAAGCGCGTGGACAACGTCGATGACGTCGTCTCCGTCGGCCAGAAGATCCAGGTGGAAATCACCAAGATCGATGACCGCGGCAAGCTCTCCCTGTCACCCGTTGTGGCTGACGAGGCAGGCTCCGAGGATGCCGACACCGCTGAGGTCTCCCTGGAGACCGCAGAGTAGTCTGAGCTGAACCAAGTGGCGGGGCCGGTGGATTATCCACCGGCCCCGCCGCCGTTAACGGCGGCTGCCACGGCAGCCGCCGTCGCCGCCGGCTGCGGTGCCGCGGCCGGACCGTTGGGGCCGTGTCCCGCTGGTACGATGGCAGGCAGATTTGGCAT
It includes:
- a CDS encoding polyribonucleotide nucleotidyltransferase, coding for MEGPEIQFSEAIIDNGRFGKRVIRFETGRLAKQAAGAAMVYIDEETALLSATTAGKHPREGFDFFPLTVDVEERMYAAGRIPGSFFRREGRPSTEAILACRLMDRPLRPAFVKGLRNEVQIVVTVLSINPDELYDVVAINASSMSTQLSGLPFSGPIGGVRVALVADEHGSQWVAFPKHSQLENAVFNMVVAGRVKNDDVAIMMVEAEATDNSWNLIKEQGATAPTEEVVSEGLEAAKPFIKALCEAQADLAARAAKPTVEFPVFLDYQDDVYAAVESAAAEKLAAVFQIADKQERDTASDELKDEVTSSLAGQFEGREKELSAAFRSVTKHVVRQRILTDQIRIDGRGLTDIRQLTAEVEVLPRVHGSAIFERGETQIMGVTTLNMLKMEQQIDSLSPVTRKRYMHNYNFPPYSTGETGRVGSPKRREIGHGALAERAIMPVLPSREEFPYAIRQVSEALSSNGSTSMGSVCASTLSLLNAGVPLKAAVAGIAMGLVSDQVDGQTRYAALTDILGAEDAFGDMDFKVAGTAEFVTAIQLDTKLDGIPASVLAAALKQAREARLHILDVLNSAIDTPDELSEFAPRVIAVKIPVDKIGEVIGPKGKMINQIQEDTGADISIEDDGTVYIGATNGPSADAARSAINAIANPQIPEIGERYLGTVVKTTTFGAFVSLTPGKDGLLHISELRKIAGGKRVDNVDDVVSVGQKIQVEITKIDDRGKLSLSPVVADEAGSEDADTAEVSLETAE
- the rpsO gene encoding 30S ribosomal protein S15, with product MALEAAVKTSIIQDFATSEGDTGSPEVQVAVLTQRIKDLTEHMKVHKHDYHTQRGLLAMVGRRKRMLTYLKNTDITRYRALIERLGLRR